The Xyrauchen texanus isolate HMW12.3.18 chromosome 28, RBS_HiC_50CHRs, whole genome shotgun sequence genome has a segment encoding these proteins:
- the si:ch211-221n20.8 gene encoding fibrillin-3, translated as MSVRRLVSVFVLMFVTEALSEQQHNEVLKHTSNTQNEVTFTSSNKSDPSQEPHLQGLSGGCQVNQIQTEGQNCSCAVGYSQGETDECEDIDECRQGDPGPCGSHANCTNTPGSYLCSCLRGYLMSTEGCQDIDECLLAALTGLQACGRAAQCTNTPGSFTCSCPTGYVLALDGHHCVDMDECNFEESCRREVGNVCVNTDGSYKCVCQHGFREDRAGCVDVDECVASEGVCVGRGACENTLGSYRCVCQRGYYGNGSYCTDINECLSADHGCDGNALCGNIIGSYFCQCRQGYSGDGHACYDVDECGQDNGLCEHNCTNQPGTYSCTCHTGYTLTRDLHNCTDVNECVSSDTCEQTCTNTPGSFLCSCRHGYQLHIDGHSCVDIDECKLQNGGCSHDCTNTPGGHECHCPIPLLLDHRNSTCVNVTSCVLRNGGCGHICSLGAEGRVQCSCKAGWELSTDQRTCIDVDECVSFNGGCEQVCVNYAGGFNCSCRSGFESRKDDPTKCQPVCEPVCQNNGVCVAPNTCDCPPGYPGPGCSAMCSPPCAHGGSCMRWNICLCPTGWTGEGCHTAVCELPCGNGGRCVAPNTCQCPSDYTGSQCLTPLCSPPCVNGGRCVDVNTCSCLDGWQGARCQIEPVRCVPACRNAGVCVGLNRCQCVNGFTGNICETAITTPCVPPCQHGATCGPQNTCVCVKGTSGIRCEKLTCPVVTTVVSMARAVRKGFRESFVDRCGPLGVQLCTKYRINQARVYLQAYRVGYKIQCPEQTGR; from the exons GATTCAAACGGAAGGTCAGAATTGTTCCTGTGCTGTGGGATACAGTCAGGGGGAGACAGACGAGTGCGagg ATATTGATGAGTGTCGCCAAGGCGACCCTGGACCATGTGGTTCCCATGCCAACTGCACAAATACACCTGGCTCCTACCTGTGCAGCTGTCTCCGTGGTTACCTGATGAGTACAGAGGGGTGTCAag ataTAGATGAGTGTTTGTTAGCTGCATTAACAGGTCTGCAGGCGTGTGGCAGGGCAGCGCAGTGTACAAACACACCTGGATCTTTCACCTGTTCATGTCCAACGGGATATGTGCTGGCGCTGGACGGACATCACTGTGTCG ATATGGACGAGTGTAATTTTGAGGAGAGCTGCCGTAGAGAGGTCGgtaatgtgtgtgtgaacacTGACGGGAGTTACAAGTGTGTGTGTCAACACGGATTCAGAGAGGACCGAGCAGGTTGTGTAG ATGTTGATGAGTGTGTAGCGTCGGAGGGTGTGTGTGTCGGTCGAGGGGCGTGTGAGAACACACTGGGCAGTTACAGGTGTGTGTGTCAGCGAGGTTACTATGGGAACGGCTCCTACTGCACAG aTATAAATGAGTGTTTGTCGGCGGATCACGGTTGTGATGGGAACGCTCTCTGTGGGAATATAATCGGCTCATATTTCTGTCAGTGTCGTCAGGGCTACAGCGGAGACGGACACGCCTGTTACg atgtgGACGAGTGTGGTCAGGATAATGGACTTTGTGAACACAACTGCACAAACCAGCCGGGAACATACAGCTGCACCTGTCATACAGGATACACTTTAACACGAGACCTACACAACTGCACag atgtgaatgagtgtgtgagcaGTGACACATGTGAACAGACCTGCACAAACACACCTGGCTCATTTCTCTGCTCCTGTCGTCACGGATACCAGCTGCACATTGATGGACACAGCTGTGTGG acaTAGATGAGTGTAAATTACAGAACGGCGGCTGTTCTCATGACTGCACTAATACTCCAGGAGGTCACGAGTGTCACTGTCCGATCCCTCTGCTGCTGGACCACCGGAACTCTACTTGTGTCA ATGTGACATCATGTGTGCTGAGGAATGGAGGGTGTGGTCATATTTGCTCATTAGGAGCGGAGGGGCGTGTCCAGTGCAGCTGCAAAGCAGGATGGGAGTTGAGCACTGACCAAAGAACTTGCATCG atgTGGACGAGTGTGTGAGTTTTAACGGAGGTTGCGAGCAGGTGTGTGTGAATTATGCCGGTGGTTTTAACTGCAGCTGTCGGTCTGGCTTTGAATCACGTAAAGATGACCCCACAAAATGCCAAC CGGTTTGTGAGCCTGTCTGTCAGAATAATGGTGTGTGTGTCGCTCCGAACACCTGCGATTGCCCGCCTGGTTACCCTGGACCAGGATGCTCAG ccATGTGTTCTCCACCATGTGCTCACGGAGGTTCTTGTATGAGGTGGAACATCTGTCTGTGTCCGACGGGTTGGACGGGAGAGGGCTGCCACACAG CTGTGTGTGAGTTGCCGTGTGGTAATGGTGGACGGTGTGTGGCTCCAAACACCTGCCAGTGTCCCTCGGACTACACCGGATCACAGTGTCTCACTC ctcTCTGCTCTCCTCCATGTGTGAATGGTGGCAGGTGTGTTGATGTCAACACCTGCAGCTGCTTAGATGGCTGGCAAGGAGCTCGCTGTCAGATag AACCCGTCAGATGTGTGCCGGCGTGTAGAAATGctggtgtgtgtgttgggctgaaCAGATGTCAGTGTGTGAACGGATTCACTGGAAACATCTGTGAGACAG ctATCACTACACCATGTGTTCCTCCATGCCAGCATGGTGCCACCTGTGGCCCAcaaaacacctgtgtgtgtgtgaaggggaCCAGCGGCATACGTTGTGAGAAACT CACGTGTCCTGTCGTGACTACAGTCGTCAGCATGGCTCGTGCTGTGCGTAAAGGGTTCAGAGAGAGTTTCGTAGACCGCTGTGGACCGCTGGGAGTCCAGCTCTGTACTAAGTACAG GATAAACCAGGCGCGTGTGTATCTGCAGGCTTACAGAGTGGGATACAAGATCCAGTGTCCAGAGCAAACAGGAAGATAA